The Deltaproteobacteria bacterium region ATGCTCGGCGTGCCCTACGCCGCCGAGTGGGGCCACCGCGGCGCGGCGCACTCGCTGCTGCTGGCGCTGGTCGTCGGCGCGCTGGTCGGGCTCGCGGCGCGCTCGTGGCGGATGGGGCTCCTGGCCATCGTCGCGCTGGGCAGCCACGGGCTCCTCGACGCGCTCACCGACGGGGGCCTGGGTGTCGCGCTCTACTGGCCCTTCGACCTCACTCGGCACTTCTTTTCCTGGCGGCCGATCCCGGTGGCGCCGATTGGCGCGGGCTTTCTGTCCTGGCGCGGGCTGCGCTGCGCGCTCTTCGAGTTGGTCGCGTTCGCGCCCGCGTGGCTGGCCGCGCTCTGGCCCAAGCCGACCAGGCCGGCTTGATTTCGCTGCGCCCGCGTGGGAATTGCTTGGCGCATGACGCGCGTGGAGTCACTGGGGCGGGTGCTCTTCCAAATCCGCTCCTGGAGTCCGTTGCCGGTGGTGGCCGCGGTGCTGGCGCTCCTGGCCTTCGTGCCCGGGCCTGCGCCCACGCCGGCCATGGAGCGGGTGCTGGTCGCGCTGGGGCTTTTGGCGTGCGCGCTCGGCCAGGCGCTGCGCGCGTGGGTGCTGGGCCTGGTGCAGGCGGGGACCAGCGGCCAGAACGACTACCTCGAGGCGGTGCACCTCAACACGGCCGGGCCGTACGCGCACGTGCGCAACCCGCTGTACGTGGGCAACTTCCTCATCTGTCTGGGGCTGGCGCTGGCGGCCGGCAACCTCTGGGCGGCGCTGCTCGGGCTGGGCTTCTTCGCGTTCGAGTACGCGTTCATCGTCCCGGCCGAAGAGGGCTTCCTGCGCGAGCGCTTCGGCGCGGCCTACGACGCCTACTGCGCCGCCGTTCCGCGCTGGCTCTGGCGGCTCACGCCCGCGCCCTCGAGCCAGACGCTCCCCGCGACCTTCGACTGGCGCCGCGCCCTGAAGAAGGAGCACAACCCCTTCTGCGCCTGGGCGAGCGGGATGCTGGTGCTGGTCGGCCTGCGCGCGTGGATGCAGCACCGCGCCGAGGCCATGCCCACGCTCGCGATCCTCGCGGCGACGGAGCTCGCCTTGCTGCTGGCCTACGTGGGCGTGAAGGGCTGGAAGCGCCGCTGGTGGCTCGCCGGCGGGTCGCCAAGCTGAATCAGTCGAGGTGTCCCTCGGCGCGGGAGCCGCCGGTGGGCGCCGTCGCGCTGGCCGGCGCTCGCGGCGGGAGCGGCGCGCGCCACCCGAAGCGCAGGCTGAGCAGGCGGATGCCGGATCCGACCGCGGCCCCCACGAGATCCGGAATCGGCCGCGGCAGAGGCGCGGCGCGCAAGGCGAGGAAGGTGGCGCTCCCGGCAAGCGCGGCCACGGCGTAGAGCTCGCCGGCGCGGAAGGTGCGGGGCGTCTCGCCGGAGAGCAGGTCGCGGCAGATGCCGCCGCCCACCGCGCCGATGACCCCGAGCAGCAGGCAGGGCAGGAGCCCCAGCCCCGCGTCTTGCGTGCGCAGCGTCGACGACACCGCGTACCAGCCCAGCGCCAGCGCATCCATGAACAGGATCGCCTTCTCGCTTCGAGCGCCCGCCCGCCAGCCGAAGAACCACGCCAGGCCCACGGCGACGAGGACCGTGAGCAGGTAGGTCGGGTTCGTGAGCGCGAGCGGCGTGCCGTGCTGGAGCAGCGTGTCGCGCAGGAGGCCGCCGCCCACGCCCGCGGCCAGGGCCACGCCGGCCACGCCGATGACGTCGTACTCGTGGCGGCGCTCTGCGGTCAGCGCGCCCGCCAGCGCGCCCGCGAAGACGCCTGCCAGGTCCACCGCAAAGAACGTCCAGGTCAGCTGGGGCACGAACGCCGGAGGCATGGCGCTCACACTTAACCAACTGGTGCGGGCGTGTCGAAGACCGGAGACCGGGCGAGCGGCCGCTCAAGCCTTGCGCGTCAGCTCCACCAGGACTCGCACCAGCTCCAGCGGGTGCACCGGGCGCAGCAGCTGGGCGTCGAAGCCGGCGGCCCTGGCGCGGACGCCAAGCTCGGGCCGCCGGTCGGCCACCAGCGCCACCGCGGGGATTCGCCCGCCCTTCTCCTCGGGCAACGCGCGCAACGCCTTCATCAGCTCCAGGCCGCTCGCCTCATGGGCGGAGAGCTCGGCGATGACCACGTCGAAGGAGCCCAGGTCCAGCGCCGTCCGGCCCACGTTGGAGCAGGACTCTTCCCTCACGGCTGCGCCCGCGTGCTCCAGCGCGAAGGCGAGGGCGTCGTGGGTGCGCGAGGGCGCGTCGACCATCAGCACCTTCAAGCCGCGCAGCTCGCCCTGGGGTCGCCAGACGTGCAGGCCAGGCGGCGTCTGGCGCCGGGCCTGGGCCGCCTCGGCGCCCGCGAGCGGCAGGGTGATCCGGAAGGTCGCGCCCCGGCCCGAACCTTCGCTCTCCACCTCCACCCGCCCGCCGTGCAGCTCCACCACGTGCTTCACGATGGCCAGCCCCAGCCCCAGCCCGCCATGGGTGCGCGTGCTCGAGGGATCCGCCTGGCGGAAGCGCTCGAAGACGTAGGGGAGGAACGCGGGCGCGATGCCCTGCCCCGTGTCGCGCACGGAGATCTGCGCCTGGCCCTCGCCGCCGCGCAGGAGCACCTCCACCCGGCCGCCAGCCGGCGTGAACTTGATGGCGTTGGAGAGCAGGTTCCAGATCACCTGCTGCAGCCGGTCCGGATCCGCGAGCAGCGGGCCCACCTCGGTCGACGGCGCGCCGGAGAGCACGATGCCCTTTGCTTCGGCCGCGGGGCGCACCGCCGCCAGCGCCGCCTCGATGATCTCCTGCGCGCGCGTGGAGCGCACGTGCAGGCGCAGCTTGCCGCTGGAGATGCGGGAGATGTCGAGCAGGTCCTCGATGAGCTGGCTCTGGGCGCGCACGTTGCGGTCGATGACCTCCACCGCCCGCGTCTTGCGCTCCTCGCTGAGCGTGCCCGCGCGGAGCATGCTGGTGTAGCCGAGCACCGCGGTGAGCGGCGTGCGCAGCTCGTGGCTCACCACGGCCAGGAACTCGTCCTTGGCGCGGTTGGCGGCCTCGGAGTCGCGCAGCAGGCGGCCGTTGTCGATGGCCAGGCCCGCGCGGCGGCCGAGCTCGAGGGCCAGCTCCAGATCGTCGTTGCCGAAGCGGCGGCCCTCCTCGCACAGGAAGATGAGCGCGCCCAGGGTGCGCCCGCGCGCGGTGAGCGGCACCTCGATGAGCGAGCGCATGCGCAGGTCGACGTAGAACTGCAGGAGCGCCGGATCCGCCACCTGGGACCGGAGCATGTCCAGATCCACCTCGGGAAAGAACTCGTGCTTGCCCTGGCGAAGCACCCGGCCCAGGCCGAGGCGCTCGTCGAGCTGGTCGCCGAACTGGCCGGCCGCGTTCCACATGAGGCCCACCGCGCCCGGGCGCTGGTGCGAGACCGCCACCCGGCGCACCCTGCCATCGGGCTCGATGACGTCGGCCACGGCGCCGTCGGCGAAGCCGGGAACGGCGAGCTCGGTGAGCTTGCGCAGGGCAGCGTCGAAGTCGGTGGCGCCGGCGAGCTCGGCCGAGGCCTCGGAGAGGAAGCGCCAGCGCCACTCGGCCTGCTTCTGGCCGTGGACGTCGGTCGCGGTCGAGAACCAGCGCACCGGGCCGCCCGGGGCGTCCACCAGCGGCATGCCGCGCACCAGGAACCAGCGGTAGGCGCCGTCGGCGCGGCGGAGGCGCAGCTCGATCTCGACGGGGATCTTCCGGTCGTTGGCCTCTTTCCAGCGGGCGGCGGTGCGCGCGCGATCGTCGGGGTGCACCGCGCGGAGCCAGCGGGATTGGTTGAAGAAGGTGAGGCCCTGGCCCACGTACTCCAGGAGGCGGCGGTTGGCGAAGCTGGCCCGGCCGCCGGGCTCGCCCACGATCACGTGGTGCGGGATGGCGTCGGCGATGGAGCGGAGCTCGCGCTCGCTGCGCTCGGCGGCGGCGCGCGCGCCCTGCTCGCGAGCGAGGAGCGCCTGGTGCTCGGTGACGTCCTCGTACGCAACCACCCCGCCCGAGAGCCGGCCCTCGGGGTCGTGGATGGGGCGCACGTGGGTGCGCAGCAGCATCACCCGGCCGTCTTTGGCCTCGAGCTGCAACAGCTCGCCGTCCACCCGCTCCCCGCGCGCGGCGCGCATGAAGGGGAGCTGCTCGAAGTCCAGGACCTCGCCGTGCGCGTCGCGGGCCAGGCAGCGCGGCCCGGACTCGCGCAGCTTGAGCAGCTTCTCCGCGGGCGGGTTGGCGTAGAGCAGCCGCCCCGTGGGCGCCTCGACGAGAATCACCGCCTGGGGCAAGGCCCCCAGCACCGCGTTGAGCTGCTGCTGCTTCTGGTGCACCTCGGCGGCGAGGGCGCGCGCGTTGCCTTCGGCGGCGCGCTGCTCGGTGAGGTCGAAGAAGGAGCAGACCACCTGACGCTGCGCCGGATCCGCCGCGGGGATCACCCGGGCGTGCGCGCTGTACCAGTGGACCTTGCCGTCGAGGGTGCTGCGCATGCCCAGCACGGTGGCGGGCTGGCTCTGGCCGGTGGCGAGCGCGAGGGCGATGGGGAGCTCGGCGTCTGGACAGCGCGCGCCGTCCTCGCGGACGTACTCGATCTCCGCCCTCCAACCCGCCATGCCCTCCTGGGCGCGACCGCGGCGGTCGAGGAGCTTCCGGGCGCTGCGGTTGGCCATCACCAGCGAGCCGTCGGCGGCGATGACCACCACGCCCTCGTCGAGCGCGTCGACCACCGCGCGGAGCTGGAACTCGCGGCCCTCGAGCGCGCGCGCCAGCTCTTCGGCGCGCTGGCGGGCGCGGGTCTGCTCGGTGATGTCCGTGGCCACCAGGAGCAGCCCGGCGACGGCGCCCGCGGTCCCGCGCAAGGGCTCCACCAGCAGGCGGAAGTGGCTGTGCTCCGCCAGCCCGCCGCGCAAGAGCGGCAGGCGCAGCTCCGGCGCGAGGTAGGCCTCGCCGGTGCGGTACACCTGGTCGGCGAGCTCGAGCAGCCCGGAGCCAGCGAGCTCGGGCAGGGCCTGCTTCAGCGGACGCCCGCAGAGGTCGGTGCGGCCCAGCACCTCTTCGCAGGCGTGGTTGGCGAACTCGAGGACGTGCTCCGGGCCGCGGGCGATGCAGAGCGCCGCCGGCGCGTCCATGAGCGCCGAGAGGACGTCGAGGTCCTCGGAGGTGACCCCGGAAACGGGATCGAAGCTGGTGGGCGGCATAGGCATGGCCTGCACGAAGCCCCCCGGCTTCAGCTCAGGTCATACACGTTCTCGCCCGGCGAACGGCGCCGCGGCGACGCTGGCCGTCGGGTGGTGAACGCGGTTCCGCGCGCTGGGCAAAACGCGGAACTCAGAGGGCATGTCGGCGCGGGCGGTTGCGGGCCGCGGACGCCTGTCCGTCCCCGGGCATTTCCAGGATGGACAGGCGCGGACTGTCCGGATCCGAGCGGATCCGGATCCGATTTTCAGGGTCCGGCGGCGAGGCTGCGCTTCTCTTCGGTGCCACCGGGCGGCACGGCGAGGACGAACTCCGCGTCGGCGACCTGGCCGTTGATGGCCACGTCGCTGAGGACGGTGCGCGCGGTGGCCTTGCCGTCGTGGCTCTCCACGACCTCGCTGGGGAAGCACAGGCCCAGCTTGGCGTCGCAGGTCTGCTGGGTCACCTCCACGCGGCTCGCGCCCTCGGGGCCCTGGATGGCCTTGTCCATCAGGTCCATGGCGGGCATGCCGAAGCGGAAGGTGAAGGCGTAGCTCTGGGCGCCGTCGGCCACGCTGGCCTTGAGCTCGGCCACGTCGCGGTCGCCGGTGGCGGCCTTGGTCTTTGCAGCCGTGACGGTCGCGGGCAGGAGCGGCGCACGGAAGCCCTCGGGCACGAAGGGGGCGAAGATCTGGTGCAGGAAGGCGTCGGCCTTGTCCTTGGGGAGCGCCGAGAGATCGAACGTGGTGAGCTTCTTGGCGGCGACGTCGAGGTCTTTGAGCGAGGAGCCGTCGAAGACGAAGACGTGCGCCTGCGCGCCCTCGGTCTCGCCGCGCATCTTGCCCGGGCTGCGGTAGGCGAACTTGAAGCCCAGCGACTGGTTCGAGGCGAGGTCCGTGGTCACGCCGTGGAAGCGGTACGAGGTGAGCTTGCGCTCGCGCTCCGCGAGCTGGGTGCGGACCTGCGAGGCCAGCTCGTCGCTGGGCGGTGCGGCCTTGTTCTTGTCGCTGGGGCAGGCCGCGAGCACGAAGGCGAGAGCGAGGAGCGAGAGGCGAGCGCGCATGGGCTGAGGAACCTCGCAAAAAATCGGGGGGAGCGCCACATCCCCCGGGACCAGGCCGAAGTCCACCCGAGGCTGGGCCAGGGCCACCCAGGACGTCGGGGCTCGGAAGCCCCTCCTCCATCCACCACGTCCTTGGCTTCGGGAGTAGAACGCGCGCATGCAACGGCTCCAGCGCTGGCTGCTCGAGGGCGATGGCCACGGCTCCGGTCCCGCCGTGGCCTGGCTCTTCCAGCGGCTGCTCGCGCTCTGCATGGCCGGCGCGTTCGCGTCGCTGGCGGTGCAGGTCGGTCCCTTGCTCAGCAGCCGGGGGATCTTGCCCTGGGCTCCCTTCGCCCAGCTGCTGCACGACCAGCACGTCTCGCTGCTCGACGCGCCAAGCCTCCTGCGATTCACGCCCTCGGACGGCGCGCTCGTGGGGCTGGCGTGGTTCGGCGCGGGGCTCTCGTTGCTGGCGCTCTTCGACATCGCCCCGCGCGCGATGCTCGGCATCGGCGGCCTGCTCTACCTGAGCTTCGTCACCGCGGGCCGCGACTTCTTCACGTTTCAGTGGGACGCGATGCTCATCGAGAGCGCGCTGCTCGCGGTCTTTCTGCCCACGGATCGACCCGCGCGCTGGATCCACCTGCTCTTCCGGGTGCTGCTCTTCAAGCTCTACTTCGAGAGCGGGATCGCGAAGTGGTCCAGCGTGCTCGGCGATTGGAAGAGCGGCAGCGCGATGACGCTGTACTACGAGACCGCGCCCATCCCGACGTGGCTCGCGTACTTCATGCACCACCTGCCCGCGGGCTGGCACCACCTGGAGAGCTGGGCGACTCTGGTGCTGGAGCTGCTCGTGCCGCTGCTCATCTTCGGCCCGCGCTGGCCCAGGCGGATCGCGTTCGCGGCGTTCAGCTTCTTCCAGGTGATGGACCTGCTCACCGCGAACTACGGGTTCTTCTGCTACCTCTCGCTCGCGCTGGGCGTGTTCCTCCTCGACGACCGCGATCTGCCCTTCGCCCGGCCGCGCAACCCGCCCAAGCGCTGGGAGCATCCGGCGCTGCTGGTCGGGATGATGTCGATATATCTGGTTCTCTCGACGATCGCGGCGTGGCCGCTGGTGGATCCGCGCGGGATGCCGGAGTGGGCACGCACCGTGCGACGCGCCGAGTCTCCGTTCTGGGCGGTGAACGCGTACCACCTGTTCGCGTCGATCACGACGACGCGGCTCGAGCCGCGCTTGCAGACGCTGGAGAACGGCAACTGGGTCACGCACCCGCTGCGCTACGAGCCCGGGCCGCCGAATCGCGCGCCGCCGTTCGTGGCGCCGCACCAGCCGCGGCTGGATTTTCAGATGTGGTTCTACGGGCTGCGTCCGCGGGGGCAGCCGCCGGAGTACGTCGACGGCTTGCTCACCCAGCTCTGCAAGGATCCGAGCGCGATCCAGAAGCTGTTCCCGGATCCGCTGCCAGAAAAGCCGGACGCGGTGCGCGTGAACTTCGCGCGGTACACGTTCGCGACCGCCGAGGAGCACGCGCGGACGGGCGCGTACTGGCATGTGCAGGAGCTCGGCGTGGGGCCAGAGCTCGACTGCGCGGAGCTGCGCTAGCCGGTGCCGGTCTCTTTGGCCGTCGCGGGCTCGCGCTCTTCGGCGAAGAAGCGCAGCCACTCGGACCGCTGCGCGCGGGCGTCGCTCATGCCCATCTGGATCAATTGATCCGCGAAGCCGCCATCGAAGAGCAGGTAGCTGACGAGGTCGTTCTCGGCGCCGCCCTCGCGCTCGGCCAGGCGACGCACCACGCGGCCCACGACCTTGTTCGCCACGCGCTTCTTGAACTCCGCCGAGCGGATGTACTCCGCCGCGAGCGCGCCCATGTCGGTCGAGGGCCGGATGACGATGCGCCGGACATACTTAACCGGTTGGTTACGAAGCGGCACGAGCGCGGAGTTGAGCGTCTCCGCGAAGGTGGGCCCAAAGGCGGAGTTGCCGGCCTCGATGAGCGCGTTGATGCGCTCGAGGCGATCGAGATCTTGATCGGTCGAGTCGAGCAGGAGCGCGTTCATGGTCTTGCCGAGAAGGAACGGCGCGCTTCCCACGTGCGTCTCGCGCTGGGCCATGGCGGCCTTGGCGCGCACCTCGCCCGGCGACGGCTGGTGTCGCAAGGGGACGATGATCACCCGCTCGGCGCCGAGCCGGAGCGCGGGCGAGAGCGGCAGGTTGTGGCGCAGGCCGCCGTCGACGAAGAGGTGACCGCCGATGCGCACGCTGGGGAAGATCACCGGCAGCGCCGCCGACGCGAGCGCGTGCTTGGGGCCGATGCGCGTGGGGATCGCGGCGGTGTTCGGGTCGCGGCTCCACTGGGGCGCGCCGCCGCCGTTGCGCTGGATGAAGACGAAGTTCTGGCCGGTGGCCACGTGCGTCGAGGAGATGGCCAGCGCGTGCACCGCGCCGCTCTTGATGTTGCGCGCCACCTGGCGCCAGGGCACCACCCGCGCGACGACGTGCAGGAGGCCGGCGGGATTGACCAGGCCGCCGGTGAGGCCGCTCTCCCAGCGCATGGGGGTCTTGCCCATGAACTCGCGCAGGACGCGGAAGATGTCGCCGTAGCCGAACTGGAGGATCTCTTCGATCTTCAGGCCTCGCCAGGTGTCGACCATGCCCTGGCCCTGGAGCTCGGGCGCGTGGGCGGTGCCGGCGATGTAGCTGGCGTTGAGCGCGCCGACGGAGGTGCCCGTGAGCACGTCGAGTGAGACCTGCCGGCCGAGGTCGCGCGCGAGCTCCGTGCGCAGGTAGTGCACCACGCCCGCTTCGTACGCGCCGCGCGCCGACCCGCCGCCCAGCACCAGTCCGGTCCGCATGGAGAGAGGATCGACCTGGATTGGGCGAGCGTCAAATGGGCGGCGGCAGGCGGCCGAGCTCGACCGACGAAGCCGGCCAGGACTGGAACTGGAGGAAAACGTCGTACGGAGTGCTTGCGAGCCCACCGCGCCCGCGATAGAAGCACCGCCGTTTTCGCAGGGCCCGATGCCCGGGTAGCTCAGTCGGTAGAGCAGGGGATTGAAAATCCCCGTGTCGCTGGTTCGATTCCGGCCCCGGGCACCACTTCATCTCGCTTTTTCGGATCAGCTCCCGCCGCGCGTCTTCGGCCGCGCCTTCAGCAGCGGGCTCGCCCATGCTTCCGCGATCCGCTGGGCCTCGAGCGGCGCCACGCCGTGGGACACCTTGAGGTGCTCCTCGAGCTCGGCCGAGCAGTGGGAGATCTCGAAGATGTCCTCGCTGGGGGCGCGCATGCTCCAGCTGCACTGGGGGCAGGCGGCGGTGCGGGAGCCGCGGGGGCCGGCGGGGCCGTCGCCGGGATCGAAGCCGGGGATGAGCTTCTGGCTCCAGGCGCGGGCGTGGTCGTGGGCGCGCTGCCAGGTCCAGTCGTGCTCGGCGGCGAGGTGGGCTTTGAGCTCCTGCTCCACCCCGAACACCACCTCAGGAACCTCGCTGTGCGCGGTCTTCGACCAGGCGCACTCGGGGCACTTCACCACCTTGGCCATGGCCGGAGTGTAGCAAGTTGAATGCTCCGGGGTGCCAGGCTTCCCCTGGCATGCTCGGACGCTCCGTACCTGGGAAACGGTAACGGTGATCGGTAAATGGTGGTCGGCCCGATCACCGTTTCCCGATCACCGTCACCGTTCCCCAAGCAAGTGGCTCTGCCGGGCGCAGCGGGGAAAGCCGGGCACCCGAGCCATGCCGGCGCGCCTCGCGCGACGGCCACGCGTCCCCGAGTTTCGCTCGTGCGTCCTACCAGCCCGGCTGCGGAATCCGCCGTTCGCCCAGCGCTTGATCCACCAGCCCCAGCAGCGCCTCCGGGGAGAACGGCTTCGAGAGGTGGTACGGCGTCCCAATCCGTTTGGCCACCGCGCTCAAGCCCATGGCTGCGGAGACCACCACCACGGGGATGTTGTCCCGCCCCATGTTCTCCACGAACATCCGCTCCACCATCTGCGGCCCTGTGAGCACCGGCATCTCCACGTCCATCACCACCACGTCGGGCAGCCGCTCCTCCAGCCGCTCCAGCCCCTCGCGCCCGTTCCGCGCCAACCGCACGTGGTGCCCCGCGCCCTCGAGGAAGATCTGCACCAGCTCGGCGATGTCTGGGTCATCCTCCACCAGCAGGATGTCGGCCATGGCGCTCAGCCCCCTGGCCCGTCGGGCGCGGGCGAGGGAAGCCCGTCGTGCAACGGCTCGGGCTCGATGTTCCGGTGCCACGACCGCGGCAGGCGAAAACCAAACGCGCAGCCCTGCACGGGCAGGCTCTCCGCCTCCACCTGCCCGCCATGGGCCTCCACGATCCGGCGCACGATGGAGAGCCCCAGCCCCACCCCGGCGTAGGGCTCCGAGGAGATCGACACCCCGCGAAAGCGATCCCACACGTGCTCGAGCTCCTCTTGCGCGAGCCCGGGGCCCTCGTCGGTGACCCGCACCGCGGCCTCGTCGTCCGTGGCGCGCAGGGACAGCAGCACCTGGCCTCCCAGCGGCGAGCGCTTGATGGCCGAGGACACCAGGTTGTTGAGGGTCTCCTCCAGGCGCACCGGGTCCACCCGCGCCAGGACCGGGCCGGTGGGCACCTGGGCGGTGATGGTGTGGTGCGCGCTGACGGATCGGAATCGCCCCGCCGCCTCCAGCACCAGGGTGCGCAGGTCGTCGAGCTCGGTGAGGAGCACCAGGTGCCCCGACTCGATGCGCACCGTCTCGAGAAAATCACCCACCATGCGGTTGAGCCGCGTCACCTGTCGGCGCACCAGGGCCAGCAGGCGACGCTGGCTCTCCTCCGGGGGGATGGTCTCGTCGCCGCCGAGCACCGAGGCCGAGAGCTGCAGCGCCGAGAGCGGCTCGCGGAGCTCGTGGGCCACGCTCGCCAGGTAGGAGAGCCGGTCCACCCGCCGGCGCGCGTGCATGGCCACCACCTCGTTGAAGCACCGGGCCACGTCCTGCACCTCGGCGGCGCCCTGCACCGGCGCACGGGCGGTGAAGTCGCCCACCTGGGTCCGCTCGACCGCGCGCGAGAGCTGCCCGACCGGCCCCACCACCGCGCGCTGCACCCAGACCGCCGCCAGCACCGTCAGCAGCAGGATCAGGCCCCCGCCCGTGTAGCCCAGCACGTCGCCGAGGCGATTCCATCGGGCCCCCGCGCGCTCGGCCTGGTTGGCGCTGTCGATACTCTGGTTCACGAGCGCGTCCAGGGCGACGTAGGCCGCCTGGAAGCGCGTCTCTGCCACCCGGGCGTCGGCGGGGACGGTGTGCGCCGAGGCGAAGTAGGCGTCCACCGCGGCGGAGGCCTCATCGAGCGCCGCCCGCTGACCGGGCGAGCGGAAGCTCTCGAAGCCGTCGTGCAGGTTGCGTCGAATGTCCGCCTCGGCATCGGCCCGGGTGAGCGGATCCCCGCTTCGCTCCTGCACCAGCAGATCCACCCGCGCCTCTTCCGCCTGGCGCACCGTCGCCACCGAAGCGCGCAACGTGCGCGAGGTCTCGTGCAGCAAGTTGGTGAGCCCCACCAGGGCTCCAGCCACCACCGTGACCAGCACGGCGACGGCGACCGTGGCCAGCCGGAGCGCCCGGCCGAGGGAGAGGGGCGAGGTGAAATTCACGGCTGGCTCCGGATCAATGGCTAGGCATGCCTTCCCCCGGGGGCAACGCTGCGCCGCCTCGACGGGCGGCCGGGTGAGCCGTCCAAACAAGATATATCTCGTTGTCGGCGACAGGCGGGGTTTCCTGAGCGGAAAGCGCCGCCGGCCGAGTTCGCTTGAACTCAGGCACCAATATCGAACACTCTGGAGCCCTTGGGCCGGAGGGAGTTCTTCGTGAATCTCGGCAAGCTTTTCAAAGTCCTGGTGATGGGCGGAGCGGTCATCGGCGCCTCCGGCTGCGGCGCATCCGACAGCTCCAGCTCCAGCTCGACCGGCACCAGCGGCTCCGGCTCCACCAGCGCGGGCTCCACCACCGGCGGCGCATCGACCGGCACCCACGGCTCCGGCTCCACCACCGAGAGCTCCAGCGGCAGCTCCACCGGCGCCACCACCGGCTCGACCGGCGGCGGCACCACCGGCTGGTAGCCCCGAGCCGCAGGCCGGCAGCCTGAAGCCCGGCCGCCCGCTCTCGTGCGGCGCCAGGCCCCCTCGACTTCGTGCCGTTTCGTGGTAAACGCGCGCCCGCACGGCGCCGCGTTGCCTGGCGGACGCCCTTTTGTTACGCCTGCCCGCCAGAGGTGCGCCCATGAACGTCGAGATCCAGCGGACCAGCCAGCCCGGCGCGCTGCCCGAAGGCGACCTGGGCTTCGGGGTGCACTTCACCGACCACATGGCGGTCGCGGAGTACGAAGAGGGCAAGGGCTGGCTCCGCCCCCGCGTGCAGCCCCGCGGGCCCATCACCCTCGACCCGGCCGCGTCGGGCCTGCAGTACGGCCAGTCGATCTTCGAGGGCCTCAAGGTCTTCCGCGGCACGGACGGCAAGCCCTTCTGCTTCCGCCCGCTCGACCACAACCGCCGCTTCGCGACGTCGGCGAACCGGCTGTGCATGCCATCCGTCGACGCCGAGCTGTGGATGGGCCTGGTGCGCGCGCTGGTCCAGACCGACGAGAAGTTCGTCCCCAGCAAGCCCAACACCGCGCTCTACCTGCGGCCCACGCTCATCGGCACCGAGGGCTTCCTCGGCGTGCGCCCCGCCAAGAAGTACCTCTTCTACGTGCTCGCCTCGCCGGTGGGCAGCTACTGGGGCGCGGGCGGCCCGCGCGCGGTGCGCCTGTGGATCGAGGAGCACTTCGTGCGCGCGGTGCACGGCGGCATGGGCTTCGCGAAGACCGGCGGCAACTACGCGGCGAGCCTGAAGGCCGCCGAAGAGGCCAAGAAGCGCGGCCTCGACCAGGTGCTCTGGCTCGACGGCGTCCACCGCACGCACATCGAAGAGATCGGCACCATGAACGTCTTCGTGCGCACGCCCGAGGGCCTGTTCACGCCGCCGCTCGGCGACACCATCCTGCCCGGCGTCACCCGCGACACGGTGCTCACGCTGGCCAAGGGCATGGGCATCAAGGCCGAGGAGCGGCCCATCTCGGTGAAGGAGCTCGAGGCCTGGAGCAAGAAGGGCGAGCTCCTGGAGATGTTCGGCGCGGGCACGGCGGCGGTGATCACCCCCATCGCCGAGCTGGTATCGGAGCACGGCAGCATCAAGGTGG contains the following coding sequences:
- a CDS encoding PAS domain S-box protein; the protein is MQAMPMPPTSFDPVSGVTSEDLDVLSALMDAPAALCIARGPEHVLEFANHACEEVLGRTDLCGRPLKQALPELAGSGLLELADQVYRTGEAYLAPELRLPLLRGGLAEHSHFRLLVEPLRGTAGAVAGLLLVATDITEQTRARQRAEELARALEGREFQLRAVVDALDEGVVVIAADGSLVMANRSARKLLDRRGRAQEGMAGWRAEIEYVREDGARCPDAELPIALALATGQSQPATVLGMRSTLDGKVHWYSAHARVIPAADPAQRQVVCSFFDLTEQRAAEGNARALAAEVHQKQQQLNAVLGALPQAVILVEAPTGRLLYANPPAEKLLKLRESGPRCLARDAHGEVLDFEQLPFMRAARGERVDGELLQLEAKDGRVMLLRTHVRPIHDPEGRLSGGVVAYEDVTEHQALLAREQGARAAAERSERELRSIADAIPHHVIVGEPGGRASFANRRLLEYVGQGLTFFNQSRWLRAVHPDDRARTAARWKEANDRKIPVEIELRLRRADGAYRWFLVRGMPLVDAPGGPVRWFSTATDVHGQKQAEWRWRFLSEASAELAGATDFDAALRKLTELAVPGFADGAVADVIEPDGRVRRVAVSHQRPGAVGLMWNAAGQFGDQLDERLGLGRVLRQGKHEFFPEVDLDMLRSQVADPALLQFYVDLRMRSLIEVPLTARGRTLGALIFLCEEGRRFGNDDLELALELGRRAGLAIDNGRLLRDSEAANRAKDEFLAVVSHELRTPLTAVLGYTSMLRAGTLSEERKTRAVEVIDRNVRAQSQLIEDLLDISRISSGKLRLHVRSTRAQEIIEAALAAVRPAAEAKGIVLSGAPSTEVGPLLADPDRLQQVIWNLLSNAIKFTPAGGRVEVLLRGGEGQAQISVRDTGQGIAPAFLPYVFERFRQADPSSTRTHGGLGLGLAIVKHVVELHGGRVEVESEGSGRGATFRITLPLAGAEAAQARRQTPPGLHVWRPQGELRGLKVLMVDAPSRTHDALAFALEHAGAAVREESCSNVGRTALDLGSFDVVIAELSAHEASGLELMKALRALPEEKGGRIPAVALVADRRPELGVRARAAGFDAQLLRPVHPLELVRVLVELTRKA
- a CDS encoding lipase maturation factor family protein produces the protein MQRLQRWLLEGDGHGSGPAVAWLFQRLLALCMAGAFASLAVQVGPLLSSRGILPWAPFAQLLHDQHVSLLDAPSLLRFTPSDGALVGLAWFGAGLSLLALFDIAPRAMLGIGGLLYLSFVTAGRDFFTFQWDAMLIESALLAVFLPTDRPARWIHLLFRVLLFKLYFESGIAKWSSVLGDWKSGSAMTLYYETAPIPTWLAYFMHHLPAGWHHLESWATLVLELLVPLLIFGPRWPRRIAFAAFSFFQVMDLLTANYGFFCYLSLALGVFLLDDRDLPFARPRNPPKRWEHPALLVGMMSIYLVLSTIAAWPLVDPRGMPEWARTVRRAESPFWAVNAYHLFASITTTRLEPRLQTLENGNWVTHPLRYEPGPPNRAPPFVAPHQPRLDFQMWFYGLRPRGQPPEYVDGLLTQLCKDPSAIQKLFPDPLPEKPDAVRVNFARYTFATAEEHARTGAYWHVQELGVGPELDCAELR
- a CDS encoding isoprenylcysteine carboxylmethyltransferase family protein, which produces MTRVESLGRVLFQIRSWSPLPVVAAVLALLAFVPGPAPTPAMERVLVALGLLACALGQALRAWVLGLVQAGTSGQNDYLEAVHLNTAGPYAHVRNPLYVGNFLICLGLALAAGNLWAALLGLGFFAFEYAFIVPAEEGFLRERFGAAYDAYCAAVPRWLWRLTPAPSSQTLPATFDWRRALKKEHNPFCAWASGMLVLVGLRAWMQHRAEAMPTLAILAATELALLLAYVGVKGWKRRWWLAGGSPS
- a CDS encoding metal-dependent hydrolase, whose product is MASLGHAAVGLFLGRAARPGVTLRERAWPMLGFATLALAPDLDAIGFMLGVPYAAEWGHRGAAHSLLLALVVGALVGLAARSWRMGLLAIVALGSHGLLDALTDGGLGVALYWPFDLTRHFFSWRPIPVAPIGAGFLSWRGLRCALFELVAFAPAWLAALWPKPTRPA
- a CDS encoding TRIC cation channel family protein, which encodes MPPAFVPQLTWTFFAVDLAGVFAGALAGALTAERRHEYDVIGVAGVALAAGVGGGLLRDTLLQHGTPLALTNPTYLLTVLVAVGLAWFFGWRAGARSEKAILFMDALALGWYAVSSTLRTQDAGLGLLPCLLLGVIGAVGGGICRDLLSGETPRTFRAGELYAVAALAGSATFLALRAAPLPRPIPDLVGAAVGSGIRLLSLRFGWRAPLPPRAPASATAPTGGSRAEGHLD